Below is a window of Scyliorhinus torazame isolate Kashiwa2021f chromosome 24, sScyTor2.1, whole genome shotgun sequence DNA.
cgacccacccgtgggtcgtgcccccgactttgaagaacactgatatacaggatgtgcaggatcacagcgagactgacagatctcagctcgtctgtacagaagcactcaacgatTAGAAGAgggtactcatgagtccagagagaccacgtcaatagaaatcctgaagattttgactccagaagaggagcaccaagaaaccaaaggtgattcaaatgaacctgaaatgactccaaaggatgagcaccaagaaatcaataatgcttcaagtgaaccagaaatgactctagaagcggagtaccaaggaagcaaagaataggaatcaaatccaccacaaatgactgatgtcaccaacatcaatgcaacatcagatcattctcacaattctcaagaagaaacgctcaaagaagataccacaaaggacactgacaccaataactgtgacaatgactcaaatcatcccacggaacactcattgagcgcaccaagaacaacaaaaaccgcaagaagcacagcagaaacaagaacaacagcaacaataaAGACAACATGCAACGCAACAAGAACTACAAAAagaacaagaagcataacagaaacaagcacgacaagaaaaacaccAAGAACAACAgccaaaacaacaaaaacagaaacaacaagcatgacaaaaacaacaaaaaaacgacaacaacaagaacgaccaagacagaaacgacaacaatgaaacaacgacctgtacaacatgggacaactctgcacatgaaggacaatgccacagcacactgcaaaacaatggcaaaagTACAAACATGTCACGGCATGGCAACAaacctcacaaattcacatttgttccacaacaaagaagcaaaccagttttcaagaaagatgacacacagaatcaatatcacaagcacaggaaaaagtccatgtcagacaacaaagatgacatacagaatcaataccacaaaacaCAAGAACAATTCCAGGTCAGACAACACATAATTGCTAccgcaagcatagaaaaaaagcATATATCAGACAACAAACTGATttgaccattcaaatacctcattgatgacttcttggttacttaaacacaggaacactgacgacattcacaaagaaataacaacatcaacatcaccacttcaacaccagaagaaagcaactcaaccgaacaaattcataaagtatggactcacaaatttttttcttattaagattggactcataaatattaattggctttgtataatcatcaagatcatcacaacttgtacataacatcatttctctacctatttcacgcaagtgaaaaaacctaagaggctaaatgtattaacatttgaacgGACTAACTCACTGATTTTATgtgatgcatttgcaaactgcatccattatgtttgttcaattttctttacaacatacagaaaatatgtaacacaaaaaagggggatgtagtgatctctatatgtgcatgtacacaaggggttaatgtgtaatcagtagcaccacatgatcactagagggccagaccaacaggggtataaaaggcaaccacaatcTCTctttcttgggtgcactgtgaccagggcaatatcaGACTAGTTAAGATGGCTAGtgaagttacgtatagttaccgtagttagatcttgttaaccttatcacgagtatcaaagttaaagtaaagaactcatgcaatgatTGTTACAGTTACTCAATAAGCCTTTAGTTActgctggacgagtttgagtcttcatcgAGGTTCAGAAGacatcatcactaaccaaggtttgagtagcacgttACCCATCACACAGGTAACAAtagtccccactccctgtgggaacaagtcccatattctcccccactCCTCGTGGGAACGTGTTCCACGTTCTCCCCCACTcctcgcgggagcgagtcccacattctcccgactccccgtgggagcgagccccacattctcccgactccccgtgggagcgagtcccacattctccccactccccgtggggaagAGAGTTTGCCCCTGAAATCCTCCTGTTGAATTCATTAGTCGCcgtcgcaccctcccccccccggtgAACTATAATCCCTCTTGGCTCTAGAAACATCGCCCCTTCCGGCACGCCGAAAATGCATCCGGCACAGAGATAGGGAATTGTACCGGGGTCCGAACCAGCCTGGATTTGGATCGGTTTGGGGACGGGGACGATGGAGGGATGGGAATGATGGAGGTTGTTGCTTAGCAGGTGCATGCGGGCTGAAAGTCTGGAATAAGAGGAATAATTTGATTGAGAGTTTGCAGGGCTGGCCGGTTCGTGTGGCGGGACAGCCCAGGTTGACAGAGGTGGTGATGCTACAGAACACTAGTgctcttttatatatatatatataatgaaaCATGGCAGCTGCTGATTGCCTAATAAGGAAGTGACAGGTTGCTTTTGGGCTCACGCCATCCCAGTTGCGAGCTCTTGGCCATATAAGGCCAGGAGCTGCTCTCCCAGGCCCGCCATTGGCCGCCTCCCACCCCAAACCTGAGGTAAAAATCTCCACCCGCGCCTTTTCCGCCGCACTCGACGGTTTTCCCCCTCCCGGCGACCCCCCTGCCCGCCGGGCCCGGTCTGCCGCCTCGAAATAGAGAAAAACAGAAGCTTAaaaccgtcctcctcctcctcctccgagcgTTAGGCCGCGGGGCAGCCTGGGATCTGtagtcctccagccccgccccgcTCGCCACAACGGGCCGGGGCTGGCGACCGGGACTCGGGTTCCCAGAATGCCGTCGGCGAGCGTGGGGAAGGGGAGTCgtagtcctcacacacacacagagggtgagatGCGCCTGCGCATTCGGGCGCCCTATTTCCGGTGGGGTCTGCCGGGAGTTGTAGGCGGATGGTTGTGGATAGGGCGGGAGCGGTGGGCGTGTCTGGGCCCTCGGCCCCGCCCTCCCTGAGGCACACAGCTGCGCGCGCGGCCACCCCACCCGCGCCCTTTTATAAAGGGCGGCGTCCGGCTCCCTCGCCGTTTCTTCTCCTTTTCTAGCGGTCACCCTCTTTCCTTCGAGCCGCTGCATCCAGGAGGACCggagagagaaggggggtgggtgtgggtagcAGTCGCGGAGTCTTTCATTTGACAAAAATTATCGCCGTCGAGCGGAGGGGAGAAAGAAGAATTTGCGGGAGAGCCGGAAAAATttaagaagagagagagaaagaaaccaaCCGGGCTACAGGATGGTGAGGCCTTTAATTGTTTGCCGGCGCCCGCCGTTATTTGTtgcctcactccctctcctcccgccCACATAGCGGCCGGGTGCGCCGGGGCAACGGCTTTTATAGCCCctgcagcgagaaggggggaaacCCCGCTCCCTTGACCAATGGCAGGGGGGCGGGTAAAGAGATCCTCGCGCCCTTTCCACCTGGAGCGGGGGTGACGCATGCGGGGGGTGCGGGCGGGCCCCGCATCCGGGCCGGGTTCCATTCAGCCGCCCGTCCCTTTGTCTGGGCTCATTAAATTTatcggttctccccccccccccgccctcccccaagcggCTCGGTCGGCTGTGCTTTATTTTTAAACTCGTAttgtctctttctctcccgctaCCCTTTTGTTTTTCTCTTGCAGCCTGTGCTGCCCCACCCTTGTGTGCAATCGGCTCGCTGCTTCCCTGTTGCGGAATCCCAGGCCGCTCCCGTTATCTCTGCCCAAGACGTTAAAATAAATAACCTTTCTAAAGGTTGCTGCTCAACCCCACCCTCTTCCCACCTGAAGGAtttcaccctctttcccccccccacccgaacgattgcaccctcttccccctccccccgaaagattgcaccctcttcccccccgaaagattgcaccctcttcccccccgaaagattgcaccctcttcccccccgaaagattgcaccctcttccccccgaaagattgcaccctcttccccccgaaagattgcaccctcttccccccgaaagattgcaccctcttccccccgaaagattgcaccctcttccccccgaaagattgcaccctcttccccccgaaagattgcaccctcttccccccgaaagattgcaccctcttccccccgaaagattgcaccctcttccccccgaaagattgcaccctcttccccccgaaagattgcaccctcttccccccgaaagattgcaccctcttccccccgaaagattgcaccctcttccccccgaaagattgcaccctcttccccccgaaagattgcaccctcttccccccgaaagattgcaccctcttccccccgaaagattgcaccctcttccccccgaaagattgcaccctcttccccccgaaagattgcaccctcttccccccgaaagattgcacctcttcccccccccgaaagattgcacctcttcccccccccgaaagattgcacctcttccccccccgaaagattgcaccctcttccccccccgaaagattgcaccctcttccccccccgaaagattgcaccctcttccccccccgaaagattgcaccctcttccccccccgaaagattgcaccctcttccccccccgaaagattgcaccctcttccccccccgaaagattgcaccctcttccccccccgaaagattgcaccctcttcccccccccgaaagattgcaccctcttcccccccccaaaagattgcaccctcttcccccccccaaaagattgcaccctcttcccccccccaaaagattgcaccctcttccccccccgaaagattgcaccctcttccccccccgaaagattgcaccctcttccccccccgaaagattgcaccctcttcccccccgaaagattgcaccctcttccccccccgaaagattgcaccctcttcccccccccaaaagattgcaccctcttccccccccccaaaagattgcaccctcttcccccccccaaaagattgcaccctcttcccccccgaaagattgcaccctctcccccccgaaagattgcaccctcttccccccgaaagattgcaccctcttctcccccgaaagattgcaccctcttccccccgaaagattgcaccctcttccccccgaaagattgcaccctcttccccccgaaagattgcaccctcttccccccgaaagattgcaccctcttccccccgaaagattgcaccctcttccccccgaaagattgcaccctcttccccccgaaagattgcaccctcttccccccgaaagattgcaccctcttccccccgaaagattgcaccctcttccccccgaaagattgcaccctcttccccccgaaagattgcaccctcttccccccgaaagattgcaccctcttccccccgaaagattgcaccctcttccccccgaaagattgcaccctcttccccccgaaagattgcaccctcttccccccgaaagattgcaccctcttccccccgaaagattgcaccctcttccccccgaaagattgcaccctcttccccccgaaagattgcaccctcttccccccgaaagattgcaccctcttcccccccccgaaagattgcaccctcttccccccccccgaaagattgcaccctcttcccccccccgaaagattgcaccctcttcccccccccgaaagattgcaccctcttcccccccgaaagattgcaccctcttcccccccgaaagattgcaccctcttcccccccgaaagattgcaccctcttccccccccccgaaagattgcaccctcttccccccccccgaaagattgcaccctcttccccccccccgaaagattgcaccctcttccccccccccgaaagattgcaccctcttccccccgaaagattgcaccctctttctccccccccccccaatagattGCCCCCCTCCTCTCTGTCTTCAAACCCTCACGTGCTTTTATCATCATCCCCCTTTTTCTTGGGTTGCCTCTGAGCTGCTGTTGCAACCTgagctgattttttttttcacCTCGAACCTGTTTTGAAAtgtggttttgggtgggggtggtgaaACCATCCCAGGCCGGCAATCTTTccggcgggggggggcgagggaggaaaGAGGGTGCAATGTTCCCTTTGTGAATCCCGGATTCTCTGGTGGATAGACCAGaggtatatattttttttaaatgggggggggggggaaatgttcatcATCTttaccatttccccccctccccgagtCTTAGAAAGATGAATTTAATCTCCTGTTCCCGTGAGAGGGTTTGCATGTTTTCCAAAATGGCTTCCTGCAGCTTCTGTTTGCCTCCcttttgtgggaggggggggggggggggggggagacccgtgCACCTCAGCATCTGCCTGctctggaggagggggtgtggggagaggatagTTTTGTGGGTCATGCGGTTTCCTGTTTTGATGACGGACGGGGTGTGCTGCGATGGAGAACTGCCTGCTCAAAATGGAGGCTGGTGTTGGTGTGTCTGCCTGGCTCTGGGTttctgaccaccccccccctctctggttATCACGGGGGTTGAATCTGAACCTCTGGATCCGCCGTCTGTGTCGCTGTTCATTCCTGCCAGTCAGGTTTTTTTGAAGCAGGTTTAGAACCCAAGCTACCGTAATGGGAGCTTGTCCTGTTGTGGGTGGGGTCAGGATTTGAAGGACTGCACGGATATGAGCGAGAGAGCGAACTGAGTGTGTAACtgggcaggggggtgtgagggcaGGAGGtagtgctgggggggagggtggggtcacTGTTTCTGCTTGAGTAAGCAGGGAGTTCATGGCTGGAGATTTGTGTTGTTGGTGCAAAGCTTTTCCTGTCGAAACCCCCTTGCCACTGATCTCACCCTTCGACCTCCCTCTGGAGATGCTCGGTTAAcactgagggggggtgggggggtgttgtgaAATCGTCATTTCCTTTCCAGTTCTGCTGATGTCAAGTGGATCAGTTGGACTTTGCTGAAAACAGAAGTTACTGTTGGAATGTGTCCATGTTGCAGCAGACAGTGTTGAAAGATTCTGATTTGAAGTCAGCACTGTTTTGAAATTGGTCTCTGTTCTGATCAGTGCACTCGTCTCCCTCCGCACAAGCGACGATCACTTTGCTGCCGTTAAAACCCAGCAAAATCGAAACTCCAGTGACCAAGTGTCAGATATTTAGCCCGAATAAGGTCATTGTGAAAGCAGTGCTGCATCATCCAGACAGTTTCACTGGCCTCGGGATCGATTCTGCTCCAATCAGGGGACACACGACGAGTGCCAGGAAGGAACGATTTGACCCTCGTGAACAATGGGGTTGTTTCCATGTGAAAGGAAAAAAAATGCAGCGAGTCTCTGGGTCTGTGTCAAATCCAGGCCATCCCTTCAATCACCCTGGTACCTCGGAGGAGACTTCTAGGCTCTGATTCCTGTCCACCTCGGTCAGTCACTGCCAGGTTTAGTGTGCCTGCACTGTTCAGAACCCCATTGTTTCTTGCAGTTCCATGCCAATTGTCTCTCCTCAACACCCTTTCCCTCAACACCCTTTCCCtatctcccctccctcactgctgcccatcCCTGTGCAATATCACAGGGAGTTGAGCCAAACCAGACTAGTTTTCAATACTGATACAAAAACACAATGCTGGATAAAAGACatcagccagcctggcagtgtctgcAGAGTGAGATTTAACATTGAGTCCACAGTTCAGCCACGTATGTGGGTGGCTCCCCACAGAGGCTGATGGTTTTCCCAGTGTTTCTATTTCCGACTTCCAGCATCGGCAATATTCTTGCCTTTTCAATCCTGTTCCCACTTGCCGTCTCAAGATCCTGCGTTGCTGGATAACATCCAAGGAAACGCTGCATTCCTGAGCTGCACTGGGAATGTGAGCATGTATGGTGTGGTCTGGATGTGTGGTAATGTTTGAATAAGGCTGCTGAGGCTTGCTGCACAGCCTGGGGCGAGACTTGGCTAGTGGCAACGGGAGGACATTCAGCACAGCAGCTGCACAATATGTTGCAGAGGGTGCTGTTCCCGTGCCTGCCCCTGCGCTAGAATCTGGTTTCTCGAGAAGGCAGCTGCGTTTGAAGGGCACTTAGACAGGACTAACTCATTCAGGCGGAGTTGAACTGTTTTTGTGAAAGGGGAAAATGTTTAATGCATTCTTTCAGAGGAGGATGGGAGAGGatggataaaggggagccagtagatgtggtgtatttggagtgCTACTAGGGTCAGACTGCTTTCCCCCATTCGATACAATTATAACTGATCtgatgtaacctcaaccccacatcctGCCCACCCCCACTAACCTTTCGTCCCCCGTGTAACTGAGACTTGTCGACttgtgccttaaaaatattcaccggTTCTGCTGCCTTTTGAGGGGAGGGGGAAATCTGGTTTGTCAACCTCCTAGATTTTCTCCCACGAGGAATAATCCTCTCCTCCACttggtcaaggcccctcaggatcttgtatgcctTCAATCAAGTTGCTTCTAAACTCCAGCCATTACGAGTCTTGCCTGGCTTGATCCTTCCTCCCGAAGACAGCCGCACGttcctggtttattagtccagtaaacTGTCTCTGAACTGCTCCTGCTGCATCCTCTCTGAAGTAGAGAACACCAGCGCTGGGGCCTCCACACAGTGACTTCTATGCAGAGGGCTGGCTTGTCACAGCCAGATTTGCCAGCCCAAGAGGTAGAACAGCCAAGTTGTGGGAGATGCAAGGGAGGTGGTCCAGTTTTTTGCAGTGAGGAGATGCAGAATTCTGCGCTGATCTAGCATGTGCTGGTACAGGACTCAAGTTCGTATGCAGGCGCGGCAAGTGAACACCGTCTCaggggacggtcctttaaaacacatgaggaatttcttgagccagagggtggtgaatctgtgggactttTCGTCCCAGAAGGGGctagtttagcgcagtgggctcagGCCGCCTGGAAcaggtggtgactaggggcttttcacaagtaacttaattgaagcctactggtgacgagCTATTATTATTAGAAGGCTGTAGATGCCAAAACAGTCTTTAAGatggagatagataggctcttgattaataaggggatcaggagttatggggagaaggcaggagaatggggatgagaaaatatcagccgtgattgaatggcggagcagactcgatgggccgagtggcctaattctgctcctatgtctcatggtgttATGTTGGTCTTTAAGAGGAATCGAGGGAATTGTTGCGATTGCACTTGGGGGAGTGGAGAGAAGGTTTGCCCGCTGATGCCTTGGGATGAGAGAATGTTGAGCAGGTTGGGTCCATACCGCCGGGGGGGGGGATCTACTTGAAAGGGTCGATGCCGGTCTCGAATTTTTATGAACAATTCTTTTTTTGAGTGACAGTCTTGACGAACCAcgtcagcaggagtggaggcatttagaatcatagaatttactgtgcaggaggaggccattcggcacatcgagtctatgctggtccctgaaagagcaccctacccgagcccacacctccaccccatccctgtaacccagcaactccacctaaccatgggtaatttagcacgaccaatccacctaacctgcgcgtctttggactgggagcgcCGGAGGGAACCCGCacagactggtgggggggggggggggggggggggtggagagacagTGCGGAATCcatacagtgacccgggccaggaatctaacctggagcggtgaagcaactgtgctgcctaTCTCTCTCGAGCTGAACTGTCTGCAAAAATATTAAAGCAAAGCCACTTAACGTCTGCCACTATTTTTTCTTTGTGTTTTGAATCTTAGTCATCTGGGGTCACAGTGGCTGATGAGGTGGTCAACTGTTTCAACGAAATGAAAGTGCGAAAGTCGTGCAGCCAAGAGGAGATGAAGCTGAGGAAGAAGGTGATCTTCTTAAAGTTAAACGAGAGCAAGGAGAAGATAATTATAAATACAGACAAGATGATTCTGGTTGGACAGGTTCTGGACAAATCAGTTGCTGACCCATTGCGGGCTTTTATTGACATGCTTCCGCTGACGGATTGCTGCTACGTACTCTATGACGCATCCTACGAGACAAAGGAGACCAAAAAGGAAGAGTTGATCTTAATTCATTGGTGAGCCAGCTTGGTCATCTTCACTCAATGGCACACCAGGGCACCACCCACCATCTGAGtcactgctgttatgggccaggtcttagagaaccccaaatcctggagagttcacctgacccacaacttttactagattggggtacggggagcacatggcccactctacaggtgtgggacagcagaaatggaaaagtaattttaaaagcaaaacaatgtttattctatgaactcaagttaacctttttaaaacatagtgaacactttagcacccatcaattcaaatacaacctccaaagactacaacactaaataatccattaagctttcttttaacatccatatgacttaaaaacaccttttaccaggagcacatcaggttaaagtcactactgaaaacattttataattctgaattcaccaaatgatcgagatagtattttgatggcagagagaacagcagtacacctgctcagtctggcttcagctccaacacaaacTAAAGCATACCCTGCAGCAGACAGCCTAAAAcgcaagtaaaaagctgatagcccagctccacccactctgacatcattgcagtagatgtccatttcttaaaggtacactcactacagatatttatatacacaaacctttcttaaaggtactcatgacacctccccccaggaaaaataaataaaccatcaacttcaagatggtttcatttttcaccttttcactatcctttaagaaatgtaaacagtaaatatactttttcgtttcaaaaaacgcaGCAAACTggtataatatagtccttttttctcTCTTCGTCATCCTCCAATtgaatccttcatgattgacagtctctttgaacaagaaggtcgctgcacgatccgtccatttctcttatgccttggcatttctctttaaagtcagatactttagttcagtctgaccagagtcccttgcaaatctccaacacatgattatcacagctttcaggcagtcaaatgcctgttggaagtccgctgtccactgaaatttgacgTTTCTGCAGCAAgtctcagtggagcaaccacactactaagatttttcacaaatgttcgatcaaataacTCATCAGAtgatttaaatgttctttccatgtctagctgaaaattaccagatcgtcgatgtataaccgcacaattgggtaatcctgaaactactttgttagtgaaccgttgaaatgtggctggggtgtttttcatgccaaatggcataactttgaattggtgtataccatctggagtcacaagctcggataaaggtacctgctagtaacctttaagtaaatccagtttggaaataaaagctgattgtcccactttctcaatgcaatcctccaaacgtgggataggataagagtccgttcttgtaactgcattcacctttttatagtccacacaaccattgggtaccgtctggtttaggtaccatcactatgggggagctccattggctgcaacccacttcaattatgccatttttaagcatacactcaatctctttgttaacctgtgccaattttaaaggattaagtctatatgggtgttggttgataggaacagcatttcccacatataCTCAGTctgagtatatatatatatactatatgtatagccattttagtacttcccaatttatctccacaaacttgcccatgtgatatcaataactttttcaggtcagttcatttttcctctggaaggtaactcaacaattaagAACATCGTCGTttaccaatttaatttgaggtgtcaAATTCGCAAGTTATCTGCATTTGGTttgtcactgagttagaatcattaaaacctcctcctttttctccttccctttcaaagtaccttttaagcatattcgcatgacacactcggtgagtcttccttctatctggtatttttaccacataattcacctcacttaatttcctttcaatctgatatgggccacaaaacctagcttttaaaggttaacttgccactggtaacaacactaaaacttcatcTCCACTGGCCTTGTGCTACTCGTTTCataacattttgtgcaacttttaaatgtctgccaattcacctgctctattc
It encodes the following:
- the LOC140399858 gene encoding cofilin-2-like, giving the protein MSSGVTVADEVVNCFNEMKVRKSCSQEEMKLRKKVIFLKLNESKEKIIINTDKMILVGQVLDKSVADPLRAFIDMLPLTDCCYVLYDASYETKETKKEELILIHWSPDKAPIEQKMIYASSKSALKSKFTGIKHEWQVNAIEELLDQSELLSKLGTQVIAFESQKLV